GTTAAGAAGTGCTTCCATCAACCCGCTGAAAAGGTGGAAAGCCGCTAAGGGGTTCGCCCCGACTTCTTCTAGGATCCCGTTTACCAACTCGGAGAGAATATCTCGCGTCGGTTTCGTCAGCCCTTTCAGTCGTAAATGAAAGAACTTTCTCTTTTTAAGATCAGAGATGTTTCGGAGGATTTCAGCCCCTTTGAGGACAGATTTCTGGTTTGCCATAAGAGGGAACTTGGAAAATTTAGTACACGATGCCGGCTGGACTCTATTCGGCAAGCTGGTTTTACGAATATGACACCAAAAACCGACGATTTCGAACTGATCACTCCCGACTTAGGCGATACGGATAAAATTGAGCTCGTTCGATGGAATGCAAAACAAGGAGAGACGATCGAGATTGGTCAAGAGGTATGCGAATTGGTAACGGATAAGGCTTCTTTCCCGATGGAGTCTCCGATCCATGGCACTCTGACGCAAATTATGAAAGAGAAGGGTTCCATCGTATCAAAAGGAGAAATTTTAGGCGTGATTCGGAGGAAAAAAACCGAGTGAAATTGGTCCATTTATCGGACCTCCACTTTCCAGTACACCTTCCTTTGTCCAGCCTCAAAGGGAAGATGGTACCGGGGTACTTAAATTACACCCTTCGGCGTAAAAGTAAGTATCCGATCTATCTATGGGAATCGCTCGTCGAGAAAGTACTATCCTTGAATCCGGATGGCATCGTCATCTCCGGCGATATTACAAACGTAGCACATATCACCGAATATTTCGGTTCTCTAGAATACTTAAGACCTATATTAAGCGACAAGACTTTCATGATCCCCGGAAATCATGATCGATATACACGCGCCGCGGTGAGGGGATCGGAACCGTACTATGAAAGGTTTTTTTCCAGATGGATGGGAGATCCGGTGGAAGGATCGAAAGGTTATCTTCGCTGGAAAAAAGTGGGGTCTCTCTATCTGATCGGATTAGATTCGAATAAGCCTCTCTCCGTCTTAAACGCATACGGATATGTAGACCCGAATGTCGTGCGAGACGCGTTAGCTTTCTTACGGGATAAACAGGCCAGCAGATACGTCCTAGTTTGCCATCACCCGATTTGGAATCCTCCCGAAAGGCAGGAATCAGGCGGTCATAAGATGCGCAATCGGGAAGAAATAGCGGAATTATTAAAAGGGAACCCTCCCGTAGCCTACTTACATGGGCATGTTCATACGAACTGGGTAAAATCCCCGGGTAAGGAAAAACCGTACTACGTGGTAAATTCCGCGTCCAGCACCCGGATTTCCGACGCAAGGCATGATTGCGGATTTCACTTTTTAGAAATTAATAATGAAAGCACCCAAATCACCCGCTTTACTTTCTCGGAAGGCATGTCCAAGTTTATGGAAACGCAAACGATCTCGTACGAAGAAAAGGAATAAAATGGCCGGAAAAATCGAACCAATCGAAATCCAACGTGAACTAACCAAGATCAAGCATCCCGAGTTAAAGAAGGACATAGTTTCCTTGGGAATGATCGCTTCTTTAGAAATCGGTGAGGACGAAACGAATATCCTCGTAAAAACTCCGAGCCAGGATAGGCGCATTCAAATCGGATTGGAAGCGCAGATCCGCCAAACCCTCTCAAAGAAAGAAGGAATCGGAAAAATAAAGATAAAGTTCGAAGTCGATCCTAAGTTCCAGCTCGACGATTCGAATAAGATCGTCGGAGTAAAAAAAGTGATCGCGATCGGCTCCGGAAAAGGAGGCGTCGGAAAATCCACGGTCACAGTTAATCTGGCGGCTGCTGCGAGCGCCTTGGGATATAAGGTCGGCGTTATGGACGCCGATATCTACGGACCATCCGTCGGAAAAATGTTCGGAATTAACGGAAGAGTCGCCTTAAAAGCCGAAGAAGATAAAATCTATCCGCTAGAAAAAGACGGTCTAAAGATTATATCGTTCTCCTTTTTGATCGATGAAAAACAGCCGGTCGTCTGGAGAGGACCGATGCTCGGCAAGGCAGTCGAGCAATTTCTTTACGATATTGTTTGGGGTGAGTTGGATTTTCTTTTCATCGATCTTCCTCCCGGTACTGGGGACGTTCAATTGTCGCTGGCCCAGCTGATCGATCTGGATGGAGCGGTTCTGGTTACTACTCCTCAGTCCGTCGCATTGCTAGATGCAAGTCGTGCAGCGGCAATGTTTGAGCAAGTGAAAGTACCCATTTTGGGCGTAGTAGAGAATATGAGTGAATTTGTGTGTCCGAATTGTGGCCATTCTTCGCCTATCTTCTCGAAAGGTGGCGGTCAAAAATTGGCGGATGCTTTCGATTCAAAATTCTTAGGCGGAATCCCACTTACGATGGATCTAATGAATGCAAGTGAATCCGGAAAGCCGCTTGTCTTCCAAGAGCCTAACGGTCAAGTTGCCCAAGCGTACAAAAACATTCTAGAAAATCTTAATGAAGAGATAAAAAAGTGGGAATGAGCGTCAATCGTCAGTCAGTTATTACAGGAGAAAGGAAACCGTGAAGTTTGAGAAAGGCTCCGAAAAGAACCCATCTGGAAACCTCATCGTCTACTGTAATGTAGTAGGGGAGAACCCTCTATATCCGGGTGGTAAGATCATCGCGTCCAATGTCGTAGTTAGTTTTCTGCGAATTGGAGAGAATTTTCCCGTAGTCACCTTCCCACCCGTTTCGCTAGACAGCTATGACGATTTAAAGCGTATCATCTCGGATAATTACGACAAGTATGACGTCGTTAAAATCAAAGACTTTGAAATGCCTACCGAGCAGGAAGATTCGAATTCTTATATCAAAGAAAGGATGGATCATTTCGAAAACGTGGTCATTCGCTACGTTGAACTCTGCAAGAATCGCGAAGGGAATTCCTTTCCTGCCAACGATAAGGAACCCGAGGGAGTACGCGATTACCTGGATTCGTTAGCGAATCTTTCTCTGAAAGTGCGTAGATCCAGCGGAATTGCCCGCGAGGCTTCTCTCTTGCATATGGAGAAGTTGGTGGAGAATTTCGCGGGAAAGCATCCTGAATTCGACCTGCATAATTTTAGAAAAGCGCTTGAAATGCCCGGCCAGACGGGTGAAGAGCTGATAGGTTTATATCTGCAGAAGTTTAACGCCATTTCGTACGAGAGATACGAAGACGCTTCTTCCTTGAATAAACGGATTCAACAGATTGAATCCGTCAATTCCTGAGTCTGAATCCTACGACTTAGTGTATCGGTCTCTATTTTCCCGAAAGCGTTCCTCGAAGATTACCTCGATTCTTTCGAATGTCGGCGATTCATCGCTTATAGAAGCGGGATGAGGGATGGAACGATTTTGTGTCCATTTTCGAATATGAATCGCTCCTTCCCGAAAAACGAAAAGAATAATATTATAAAATTCGATTGCATTTTTAGGACTCGGCCTCTAAATCCGGATTCCATCTAGGATATAAATCCACATCGACTCCTAACAGACGGAAAATCCGAGTCGCCATAAAATCGCCCAGGTCATCCAAGGTTTTAGGAATTTGATAGAATCCCGGGGAAGCAGGCAGCAAGATTGCACCTGCATCATGAAGGTCGATCATATTCTGCAAATGGATTCTATTATAAGGCGTCTCGCGAGGGACTAAAATTAATTTTCTTCTCTCTTTAAGACTGACATCCGCCGCCCGTTCGATTAAATTATCGGTAATTCCGGATCGAATCGAGGCTACGGTTTTCATCGAACACGGTACTATAACCATTCCGTCCCAGGTATTCGAGCCGGATGCGATATCCGCACCGACGTCTTTGTGATCTCGAATTTTGAAGTTATGTTTAACGGTCGGTCTCCAGAGTTCTTCTATATAATCTAAGACTTCTTTCGGAGAGGAGACTTTCGTCCCGTATTCCTCCCGAAAAACTCGAATCGCGGCGGGACTCGCCACAAACCAACTTTCGCCTTCCAACTCCATCAGAGCGCGTATAAATCGCGTCGCGTAGATGGACCCGCTTGCGCCGGCTATTGCGACGATTAACTTCGTATTCTTCTGAGAGTTCAATTCCTTATTCCGATTATGAAATTCTTATAAAGGAACATTACGAATCGCTGTTAGAATTTCCGGAATTTTTTCCGCCAAAATCCCCAAGAATGAAACCAAGGAGATCCAGGAATGAATTCCGTAAAATGCGGGAGGGAAAATACCGTCCTTGTGTTTCATTGCAATCCATTGCTCGCATATCAGCAGCAGTCCTGTCCCGACCCAAAAAAGCCAAAAAATACCGGAAAGCCCCGAGGCAATTCCCGCCCATGCCAAAAAAAGGAGGGAAAGAAGATGAGAAATCCTGGAAATCCATAGCGACGCATTTCGTCCAAAGCGGGCAGGTATCGATTGCAAGCCTTCCTTCCTATCAAAAGATTCGTCTTGCAAAGCGTATAAAATATCGAAACCGGAAAGATTGAAGGCTAAGCCGATTGTCCAAAAGACCGGCTCCCAAGCAAACTCCTGGCGCAAAGCGACCCAGGCTCCGAGAGGAGCTAACCCTATCGAAACCCCCAAATAGAAATGGCAAAGAAACGTGAATCTCTTCGTATAAGAATAAGTCAAAAGCAAAAACAATGTCGGAAAAGCAAGGGCAAAAGCTAAGGGATTTAAAAACCAACTCCCGAGAAAAAAAACGAAGGAAGAAACGATGATAAACAAGATTGCAGCAACTTCCGAAATTTGACCGGCCGGAATTTCCCGATTAGCCGTCCTTGGATTTTTGACGTCAAATCCGCTGTCTACCCAGCGATTGAAACCCATCGCCGCGCTTCTCGCTCCTATCATACAAATCAGCACCCAAAAGAATCTGATTCCCCATTCGCCAAGCATGACGTCAGGCGTTTTTAAAAAAGCGAGAATGCAAGAAATGCCTGCAAAGGGCAGCGCAAATAATGTATGGGAAAATTTTACAAATCTTCCGTACTTACCGAACGTCTCTAATGCTGAAGAAACCATCCCATTCAAAATGATAAAACCTATCGTTCCAGGAAGCAGATTTTTATTTTTCTATTCGAAAATAGGTGATTTTTTCACGGAAGCGGAAATGCTCGGAGATATGACTTCAGCGCAAAGTGTAAAAGTAAGAACTCGGGTCGGCCGAAACGAAATTCGATCCGTTTTGGAGGACATTCAAAGAATTCCTTCCATCCATGCAAAATGGCTGAACACACTTTCACTTCTCGAGCATATCGGAGCTAGAAAAATTCATGCCTCGCAAACGGGGATTTCCATTTCGGAAATGGTTCTACGACATGCGTCGGAAGAAGCTAGGCACGCGGCCTTTTTTAAAAAACTTGCTCTTAAGGTCGGATCCGAAGAATTTTCAAGCTACGAAGAGGCATCTTTACTGGCGGGAAATTCAGCGGTGATGTATTTCCAGAGATTGGATTCGCTAGTGAATCGTTCCTTATCCTCCGAAACGTTCGCCCTTGGAAAACGGAAACTTCTTTGTTATCTCTATGTTACAAAGTTAATTGAAGAGAGGGCCGGACTCGTGTACGAAGAATATGAGCAGGCATTGAGTTCAAGCGAAAGCGGAATTTCCCTGAAAAGCATCATCAAAGAAGAAGAGGCTCATTTGCAAGAAATGAATTTTCATCTACAGGATAGCGATCCGAAATTTAGCGAACGAACGGATTACTTTCGCGAAAAGGAATCGATGTTTTTTTCAAAATTCTTCGGAACGCTTAGAAATTTGGTTCCTAAAAATTCCTAAAGAGTGAACGGAAACCTGTTTTAGACTTCTATGAATTTACGAGGATTGTCGAAGTTATCATTTGTAATCGTTCTTTCATTCATATCGAGTATCGGAACGGACTCTCTTCGTTCACAAGAAGACTCCTCTGCCAGAAAGGATTCTCCGATAGGAATCGTCGTCTATTGTTCCCTTCCGGAAAAAGAAGGTCCATATTCGAAAGTATGGGAACGAAATCTTTCACTCTGGTATAAATCTTATAAGAAAAGAAAGCAGGAGGAAGGCGGGGATTCATTTTTAATCGCATCCGTTCCAAATCTTCCGAAGAATTCTCCCGAATTGGAAAGACTTCGCCGAGAGATCGGATTTGAAATACTGTTCCCCGGCGATCAAACCATTTCAAATAATGATAAACCGGCATCCGACAAAGTAAAAACGCCCGAAGCGATAGAAAAAGAACCTACCGGAAAGATTCGGAAAAGCAGGAAGGCAAAAAAAGAAGTAAAACGAAAAAAGAATCCATCCGATCAAACGAACGGAAAAAGGGAAAAAAAAACGAATTCGGTTAAATCACCGATCATCTTGCCGGTAACTGCGGTTCGTAAATCCATCGTCGACTTGACGTTCTTATTCTACTCTCCGACGGTAACTTCTTTAAAGTCCGCCGGAACTTCATCTTGGAAAGAAGAATTTCAATCCCAAATTTCCCTTGCGAAGCGGGAAGTCGATATTCATTTTTTATTAGTGCAGGATCCGACTCAATATTCGGCGGAAACTCCGAATGGAGTCGTCGCCGGAGAAATTCATTCGTTACGCCCAGTTCTTTTGGGGGACCTACCCGCAATTACTTTACTACCTTATTCACGCCCGCTTCGATTCTTTGAGGGGGAATATAGTTACGGTTGCGGAGCGAATCCGAATTCATTGGGAATAACCGTGCTGGAAGTGTTTTTCAGAAATGGGAAAATGATTCGAATTTCCGAGGAATCGTACACGTTGAATTCATCCGATTCGAATAAATCGTGGATTCTAGAATCAAACTAGGCTGCCTCCTGGTACAAACGAATTTACAGATTTCATGCCCTGACTAGATTGACTCCATGAGTCTCAATTGCGGCATCGTAGGACTTCCCAACGTAGGAAAATCCACGATCTTTAACGCCCTTACGAAAGCCGGGGCAGAAATGCAAAATTATCCCTTCTGTACCATCGAACCGAACAAAGGCATCGTAGAAGTTCCGGATCCGCGTCTGAATAGACTCGCCGAATTATACCTTCCTCAAAAAACCGTTCCCGCGATTATGGAATTCGTGGATATCGCTGGACTCGTAAAAGGAGCCAGTCAGGGAGAGGGACTTGGAAATAAATTTCTTTCCCATATTCGGGAAGTGGACGCTATCTGCCATGTGGTTAGAGCTTTTGAGGACGAAAATATCACTCATGTTCACGGAAAAATCGACCCGGTAGAGGATGCTCAGGTGGTTACCTTAGAACTGATCTTTGCAGATCTGGAATCCGCCGAAAAGCAACAGCAAAAAATCGCCAGAAATGCAAAGGCGGGCAATAAGGAGGCGATCGAAACGACTGCCATCCTGGAGAAAATTCTCAATGTTTTAAAAGCGGGAAAGCCAGCTCGTTTGGCGGAAATCAAGCCGGAAGAACGAAAGATCGTTAAAACATTTAATCTTATTACGTCCAAGCCAGTGATGTATGTGGCAAACATCAGCGACAAGTCGGCGTCCCAAAAGGACAATCCACTTGTTTCGGCCATCAAGAAAATGGCAGAGGAAGAAGGCGCCGAAGTAGTAACGCTTTGCGGGAAATTCGAGGAAGAGATTTCCGGACTGTCAAGAAACGAGCAGCTGGAATTTCTAACCGAAATCGGAGAAACCGAAAGCGGACTTGATAGAATGATTCATTCCGCATACAAACTCTTAGGTCTCGTGACTTTCTTTACCGCCGGTGAACAGGAAGTAAGAGCTTGGACCACGGATCTTGGAAGTACCGCGCCGATCGCAGCCTCGGTTATTCATACCGATTTTGAAAAAGGATTCATTAGAGCCGAAGTAATGAAATTCGAAGACTTAGATAGAACGGGAAGTCCCGCAAAAGTAAAGGAAGAGGGCAGACTTCGTCTGGAAGGAAAAGAATACATAGTTCAAGACGGAGATGTGATCTATTTCCGGGTTAACGCGTAATTCTTTCAGCCAGCCTGAACCTTATCCGCAAGCATATCCTTCCGGAAGGAATTCGGATTCGTACCCGTTAATTTTTTAAATTCAAGATAAAATGCGGATCGAGAGCTAAATCCCGCTCTTGATCCGATGTCGGTCGTATTTTCCTCGGGTAATTCCATTAAAAGATTTTTAGCTTCCTCGACCCGATATTGATTGATCAAGGAAGGGAAGCTAGTCTTAAATTCGGTATTAATCAATTCTGAAAGTTGATGTATCGTAATTCCTAATTCGCGAGCCACATGCTCCTCCTTTAAAGATTTAGTGAGAAAGATTTTTTCCGATTCCAGGAGTTGCCGAATTCGCTGGACAAAATGATTGACGTCCAAGGAGGTAAGATGCGATTTTCGCGCAGATCCCTCTCCTTCTTCTCGCCTTCGTATAATTTCCCGAGAAAGTAGGGAGACGAAAGCCGTCAAAAACGGAATGAAATACAAAACGCCGAAAACTGCAATACGGTTGTACGGGTAAAAATCAAAATGAAAAATAGTCTTATATAAATCGAGAAGAAGAAAAATTCCCCAAACGGAAATAAAGAACAAATCGTACACGGATCGAGGTCGTACGAAAGATATATGCGTTTTGCCGAAATACAGTATCATTAAACCGTAATTTGCTACCAATACGAGAATCCTATGGTCGTACCAGAATTGATATAAAGGAATTAATGGGTATAAGATTCCGGTTAAGCATACGATCCAAAATAAAGGAGATCTATAAACGCTCCCATTATCCTCCCGATCCCAAGCCGCTAAATAAAGAAAGAATGCGATATGAGTTATGCATAGGAATAAGAAATAATTATGCCGAAAGAGGTTATTTGCATTTCCCACAATCGAAGCAAATTCCTTTCCATGCAGGAAATATAAAGTAGCTGCCAGGGAAAATAAGTGAAACGGCAAAGCTAAAAAAAGAGGCTTTCGGGTTTTAAAAAAATGGAACCCGTTATAGCCCAAAGACAAAAGCAGCACGAATCCCATCGTGACAAAAATCACGGATCGTAGTCTAACGACCACCATGTAATCCTCTTCGGGAAGCAAACGAACCGGATAATTGATATCCTCATTGGAGAGAACATATAAATAAAAAGTTCGCTCTTCTTGCGGCTGTAGGCGTATGTTAAAGTGCGGCAGAGGGGAGATCAGATCGTTCCAGAGCGGATCAATATCGTATCCCGCAAAGCCTGCCTCGAATTTACCGTTACTATCAAGGGAGCAGAGTTCGGCATCAGGTACGTTCAACCAACCAAGGGCCAGAGTTCTAAAAATCGCCTCTTCTCCGGTATTAACCAACCGAAATCTCAGCCAATTTCCCGTCGGATTTCTTTTGACTCTCACGACTTCCGAGCTATTATGATGCCATTCCATACGACTGAGAGTCTCAATTGTTTCGACCTTACAATGCCGAAACTGAAATCCCCGGTATCTATATTCGATTTTAGAACTAATATTTTCCGTCGGGGAGCTCAATTTTAATAGAACAGTTTCCGCTCCTTTGATTACCGGATTCGGCAGGAGCGGGTCGGTCAAGAAAGTCGTCATAAAGAAAAGTAGAAAAGAGATCCATAACGTAGTATGCCCAAGGTCCCTTCGCCTCCTTTCTCTTTTCCAATTCACGTTTTTACAGTCTTCCTTACTTTCGCTCTATGTCAGGCTATCTTAATTTGCTACTAGGAACAGTAAAAAGTATAAGCAATTATCTTTCCCAGTCATTCCATTTTTTAATTTTAGGACCTTCTCAAAAGGATTGATTTTTGTCCGGAATTAGGATTCCGGGCCGTTTTTTCTTAATCTATCCATAATTATAATCTTGGAATATATAATTTTATGGTAAGGAGTGGTTGTCATAGTTCCTACAACCCATTGGCTCATCCCATCCATCCTTTTAGGATGCCTTCCGATCCTTAAAAATTGTGCTTCATGAGTTAAAAACCACTCAAATCTCAGGCTCACATTACTCTGCTACTTGAATATTTCCGACAAATTGACATTTGTCATTTAAAAAAAGGGCAAATTGCTGGTTATTGCAGCGCCCACTCAAATACGCTGAAATAACTTTCATTTTTTACTATTTAAGATTTTTTTTGATGTCCAAATTTATAAGTTTGGAAGGTCATGTAATACATAATCCTTCTCGGGTGAGGGGGAAATCGATAGAGCGGGGAGTGAAACCTCTGCAAATATTCGGCCTCTAAAATTACCCGAGAATTCAAAGGAGATTTTATGGATTTTCATGCCGTTATAGAGAACATCCTTAACCCCCCGGTATTGTTTTTCTTCCTGGGTATGGGAGCGGTTCTTTTTAAATCGGATCTAGTAATTCCGGATCAGATTGGAAAGTTCTTCTCGATGTTTTTGCTGTTCTCAATCGGGTTCAAGGGTGGACATGAGCTGTATAAAACCCCGTTTACTCAGGAGCATTTCTTCGTTCTCCTCGGGTGTTCTTTTATGGCGACCCTAGTTCCGATTTATGCGTATTACATCTTAAAAATTAAGCTGGACCGTCCGAACGCTGCCGCATTAGCGGGATCTTTCGGTTCGATTAGCGCTGTTACCTTCGTTACCGCGGGCGCGTTCCTGCACAACGTTGGCCAGGAATTTGGAGGATTTATCGTCGCAGGAATGGCGTTGATGGAGTCTCCCGCAATCGTTATCGCAGTTTTATTGGATAGAATAGGACGCACAAAAGCTGAGGGCGCGGGAAAAAACGGATTCTCTTGGAAACATTTACTTCATGAAGCTTTCTTCGGGTATTCCATTTATTTATTGTTAGGCGCCTTATTCGTGGGTTACTTTACCGGAGAATCCGGATGGAAGAAAGAATCACCGTTCTCCGAAAATTTATTCCAAGGAATCTTAACTCTGTTCCTACTTGATATGGGAATTTCCGCCGCAAAACGATTCAAAGAACTAACTCATGTCGGTTCTTTCTTGATTCTTGCAACGTTGATTATCATGGCAATCAACGTATCTTTAGGTATAGTTCTCGTTAAAATTATCGGAATGCCTTTAGGCGACGCATTCATGTTCGTCATACTATGCGCTTCCGCCTCTTACATTGCAGTTCCTGCAGCAATGAAAGGATCGATTCCGGATGCAAACCCGAGTATTTATCTCACAGTTGCACTATCGATCGTTTTCCCGATTAATATTATCGCGGGCATCCCTCTTTACTATTACCTAGTGAAGACGGTCCTCGGAGTATAACGGACTTAAGTGATTATCTTTAAACAAGATAGATAGAGATTAAAGATAAAGAAATGAAGCGACCTTCCGGCTTCGCTTAGCGAAGCCGGATTCAGCGCCAATGTATTTAACAAGGTGCGCGAGTTCCGTCATTTTTAAAAACAATGGACGGGAGTGATAAGTAAGTCCGGAAGGAAAATCCGGTAAAAATGAAACTCGGAGGAAGCAAATGAAAGTTCCCAACTTCGCAAAAAATAAATCGATTCAATTTTCAAAAAACGTTATTATCTTTCTAACCGTTACTACCGTCGTATCTGGGGTTTTTGGACAAGAAAAACCGGCCACTACGGTAACACCCGACCATTCCACGCCTGCAACTGGAACTCCTACTCAAACCGCCGCCAATTCGGATGACGAAACATATGTTTCACCGATGAAAGCTGGAGGTTTAACCGGAGATTATAACAGGGCTATCTTTCTCGATCCGGAATTAGGAAAAAAATTCCTGAATCGGAAAAAGGCCTGGTTAAACGACTGGATCCGCGTTGGAGCGTATATACGTCCTCGATATGAAGATCGGGAAAACCTTTCGTTCGATAGGGCGAATAAAGGTGATACCTCCAGAATCATGCAGACAACCCAACTCTTTTTCATTTTCGATCCTAGTCCTTATTTTTCGATGAAAGTAAACATTCAGGATGCGAGAGTTTGGGGAGGAGAAACGCCTGCCGCAGTGGGTGACACGCGGGCAAACACATTTGCAAGTACCGGTACGACAGTAGTTCCGGGACAACCCTCGAATAATACTGCCGGGCAGACTTCCATTCGTGAAGCCTGGTTTATGATTAAAAAACTGCCTATGAATGCGAAGGTTCAAATCGGTCGTCAAATTCCTTCTTATGGAGATCAACGAATGATAGGCGGGGCCAACTGGACGATTAACGGTCTTTCTTACGATGGAGCACGAGTCATGTTCGATCAAGACTGGTTCAACGTTCATCTTTTTGGCTATAAGTTAGTCTCCAATGCAAACGGGGTAAATAGCGTCTTATCTGCGAATGCTCCCATCACCTATACCGACCCTGTGACAGGAAAAACGGTAACGAATCAGGGGCAGCCTGACCAGTATTTAGTCGGAACTTATAATACCGTAAAAGCAAAAGATTGGTTCTTAGTGGATATTTATTCCTTAGGAGTATTAACTCACAAGACGCCTATTTCGCCGGCGGGCACGTTGACCGTTCCTTCAGCAGCGGGAGCCGATCTAACGCCTAATGCTTGGAATAAGCAGCAGAATAATCTAATCACTACCGGATTCAGAATTTCCAATCGGACTGCAAATAACAACCTTCCTGCCGCAGGACCTTGGGGAGGATGGGATTGGACATTGGAGAGCGCATGGCAGTCGGGAGCAACCGGCGTTAGAGTCGATAACTTGGTCGCAGGCCAGGATGTGACTCTTCCTTTAACCGTTAACGGAGTCACTTATAACGGCAGCGTTGCGGGTACGAAGAATCAGAAGTATTCCGGTGAATTTTTGGTTTTACAAACCGGATACACATTCTTTGAAAAGTTACGTTTCGGTGTTCAATATCAGTATGCTTCCGGAAATCACAATCGCGCGAGCGCAAGCAGTTCGACGTTCCAAACCATCGCGAATCCTCGGTTCGGAGTAATTCCGTATTTCAATAACGTTGCTGGGTTATCCGAGAATATTGATACGAAGAACTTAATCAGTAAATCGGTCCATGTATCCTATAAATCGAACGAATACGGAACCTTCTTTGTGTCCTACTTCGTAAACGACAAAGCTCAGGTTCAGGACGCTTGGTATGCGATTAACGGGACGGCGAACACAGGCTTTAGCACCGAAGCGAATACCGGCGTAACGAATGCCAATGGACAAACGGTTTACACTCTAGGAAAGCTAGGAAAGAATATATATAACGAATTCGATATCGCTTGGATGTATATGTTAAACGACTATGTTTCTCTCTGGATCGGAGCTGGATTCCTTTCCGCAGGAAATGCGGTTAAAAATCAGAGAAACGCACTCTATACATATACTGTCGCGAGCGACGGATCGATTTCGCTTACTTCGACGGCGGTTTTAAATCATTTAAACACTCCGTCGGTTTACGGTCCTGCAGGTGCAGCGTCTCAGGCGAGGATGTTCTACATGCAGTTTAATGCGGCGTTCTAATTGAATTAGGAGCAATATGACGATACTTGCTTATCTTGCGGTTGCGGCTTCGCTTTTAGTTCCCTTTCTGATCGGAAGGGTGTTAGGAGTGGATTTTCTGGGAGCGGATAGTTCGATCCTGATTGGACTAACGCTTCAGGCCGCGT
The Leptospira inadai serovar Lyme str. 10 genome window above contains:
- a CDS encoding UbiX family flavin prenyltransferase produces the protein MNSQKNTKLIVAIAGASGSIYATRFIRALMELEGESWFVASPAAIRVFREEYGTKVSSPKEVLDYIEELWRPTVKHNFKIRDHKDVGADIASGSNTWDGMVIVPCSMKTVASIRSGITDNLIERAADVSLKERRKLILVPRETPYNRIHLQNMIDLHDAGAILLPASPGFYQIPKTLDDLGDFMATRIFRLLGVDVDLYPRWNPDLEAES
- a CDS encoding Mrp/NBP35 family ATP-binding protein, which produces MAGKIEPIEIQRELTKIKHPELKKDIVSLGMIASLEIGEDETNILVKTPSQDRRIQIGLEAQIRQTLSKKEGIGKIKIKFEVDPKFQLDDSNKIVGVKKVIAIGSGKGGVGKSTVTVNLAAAASALGYKVGVMDADIYGPSVGKMFGINGRVALKAEEDKIYPLEKDGLKIISFSFLIDEKQPVVWRGPMLGKAVEQFLYDIVWGELDFLFIDLPPGTGDVQLSLAQLIDLDGAVLVTTPQSVALLDASRAAAMFEQVKVPILGVVENMSEFVCPNCGHSSPIFSKGGGQKLADAFDSKFLGGIPLTMDLMNASESGKPLVFQEPNGQVAQAYKNILENLNEEIKKWE
- a CDS encoding helix-turn-helix domain-containing protein, producing the protein MNWKRERRRRDLGHTTLWISFLLFFMTTFLTDPLLPNPVIKGAETVLLKLSSPTENISSKIEYRYRGFQFRHCKVETIETLSRMEWHHNSSEVVRVKRNPTGNWLRFRLVNTGEEAIFRTLALGWLNVPDAELCSLDSNGKFEAGFAGYDIDPLWNDLISPLPHFNIRLQPQEERTFYLYVLSNEDINYPVRLLPEEDYMVVVRLRSVIFVTMGFVLLLSLGYNGFHFFKTRKPLFLALPFHLFSLAATLYFLHGKEFASIVGNANNLFRHNYFLFLCITHIAFFLYLAAWDREDNGSVYRSPLFWIVCLTGILYPLIPLYQFWYDHRILVLVANYGLMILYFGKTHISFVRPRSVYDLFFISVWGIFLLLDLYKTIFHFDFYPYNRIAVFGVLYFIPFLTAFVSLLSREIIRRREEGEGSARKSHLTSLDVNHFVQRIRQLLESEKIFLTKSLKEEHVARELGITIHQLSELINTEFKTSFPSLINQYRVEEAKNLLMELPEENTTDIGSRAGFSSRSAFYLEFKKLTGTNPNSFRKDMLADKVQAG
- a CDS encoding metallophosphoesterase family protein, whose amino-acid sequence is MKLVHLSDLHFPVHLPLSSLKGKMVPGYLNYTLRRKSKYPIYLWESLVEKVLSLNPDGIVISGDITNVAHITEYFGSLEYLRPILSDKTFMIPGNHDRYTRAAVRGSEPYYERFFSRWMGDPVEGSKGYLRWKKVGSLYLIGLDSNKPLSVLNAYGYVDPNVVRDALAFLRDKQASRYVLVCHHPIWNPPERQESGGHKMRNREEIAELLKGNPPVAYLHGHVHTNWVKSPGKEKPYYVVNSASSTRISDARHDCGFHFLEINNESTQITRFTFSEGMSKFMETQTISYEEKE
- the ychF gene encoding redox-regulated ATPase YchF, giving the protein MSLNCGIVGLPNVGKSTIFNALTKAGAEMQNYPFCTIEPNKGIVEVPDPRLNRLAELYLPQKTVPAIMEFVDIAGLVKGASQGEGLGNKFLSHIREVDAICHVVRAFEDENITHVHGKIDPVEDAQVVTLELIFADLESAEKQQQKIARNAKAGNKEAIETTAILEKILNVLKAGKPARLAEIKPEERKIVKTFNLITSKPVMYVANISDKSASQKDNPLVSAIKKMAEEEGAEVVTLCGKFEEEISGLSRNEQLEFLTEIGETESGLDRMIHSAYKLLGLVTFFTAGEQEVRAWTTDLGSTAPIAASVIHTDFEKGFIRAEVMKFEDLDRTGSPAKVKEEGRLRLEGKEYIVQDGDVIYFRVNA
- a CDS encoding UbiA-like polyprenyltransferase translates to MVSSALETFGKYGRFVKFSHTLFALPFAGISCILAFLKTPDVMLGEWGIRFFWVLICMIGARSAAMGFNRWVDSGFDVKNPRTANREIPAGQISEVAAILFIIVSSFVFFLGSWFLNPLAFALAFPTLFLLLTYSYTKRFTFLCHFYLGVSIGLAPLGAWVALRQEFAWEPVFWTIGLAFNLSGFDILYALQDESFDRKEGLQSIPARFGRNASLWISRISHLLSLLFLAWAGIASGLSGIFWLFWVGTGLLLICEQWIAMKHKDGIFPPAFYGIHSWISLVSFLGILAEKIPEILTAIRNVPL
- a CDS encoding lipoyl domain-containing protein; amino-acid sequence: MTPKTDDFELITPDLGDTDKIELVRWNAKQGETIEIGQEVCELVTDKASFPMESPIHGTLTQIMKEKGSIVSKGEILGVIRRKKTE